One genomic window of Saccopteryx bilineata isolate mSacBil1 chromosome 4, mSacBil1_pri_phased_curated, whole genome shotgun sequence includes the following:
- the CCDC78 gene encoding coiled-coil domain-containing protein 78, protein MEPARVPGPKPGAPSRVIENVLPLAEDWLPEVPGDAPAWATSLKTELPSDLELSEEQRLGISKELLDLQIATHHLRQQQEAEIFELKSEVLQLESRVLELELHGDRAAPAKTDPGHLQASAQELEQRARGQGHCNHRILQAQPENFRAPENELQKLGNGLPGEEKWVLEQHRAQQQALETRVAALGRQLQGAQEEARTAGQRLAAQAVVLSTCQGQLRQAEAENARLQLQLKKLNEEYSIRLQRCARALVEFADGESQAPAAVGLRTFLETVLEDIRAAHHSREQQLARAARIYRKRLTDLSQRHEALLGAPSVQQVLVDPTGAPGIPKATTDAVASNLEPPPLHLVTKLSHLPEDQAKLETQLQQLQTQKGPDKAAQGSTSEPQGPEAASWAQIQQKLQDFYHGTQAKLEQERAQLLVRATMAEEQLSELQEYVDQHLGRYKQEILRLRKLVGSEDSQKVGTTPLAKSQRPRTHSR, encoded by the exons ATGGAACCTGCGAGAGTCCCAGGCCCCAAGCCAGGGGCCCCATCTCGGGTCATTGAGAAT GTCCTACCACTGGCTGAGGATTGGCTGCCAGAAGTCCCTGGGGATGCCCCAGCCTGGGCCACCAGTCTTAAGACAGAGCTTCCCTCAGACCTAGAACTGAGTGAGGAGCAGCGGCTGGGG ATCTCCAAGGAGCTGCTTGACCTACAGATCGCGACCCATCATCTGAGACAGCAGCAGGAGGCTGAAATCTTTGAGCTGAAGAGCGAG GTCCTGCAGCTAGAGAGCCGggtgctggagctggagctgcatGGAGACCGTGCAGCCCCAGCAAAGACTGATCCAGGGCACCTTCAGGCATCTGCACAGgagcttgagcaaagggccagGGGTCAGGGACACTGCAACCATCGCATCCTCCAG GCACAGCCCGAGAACTTCCGGGCCCCTGAAAATGAGCTACAGAAGCTGGGAAATGGC CTGCCCGGAGAAGAGAAGTGGGTGCTGGAGCAGCACAGGGCCCAGCAGCAAGCACTGGAGACGCGCGT gGCAGCCCTGGGGCGACAGCTGCAGGGAGCCCAAGAGGAGGCCAGGACAGCTGGGCAGCGACTGGCTGCACAAGCTGTG gtgttgtccacctgccagggccagctCCGCCAGGCTGAGGCCGAGAATGCCCGGCTACAGCTGCAACTCAAGAAACTGAATGAGGAGTACAGCATCCGACTGCAGCGCTGTGCCCGCGCCCTGGTG GAGTTCGCAGATGGTGAAAGCCAAGCACCTGCAGCTGTAGGCCTTCGGACATTCCTGGAGACCGTTCTGGAGGACATCCGAGCTGCACATCACAGCCGTGAGCAACAGCTGGCCCGGGCTGCTCGCATCTATCGCAAGCGCCTGACGGATCTCAGCCAAAGGCATGAGGCGCTACTAGGCGCCCCCAG TGTGCAGCAGGTGCTGGTGGACCCTACTGGGGCGCCTGGGATCCCCAAGGCTACCACTGATGCAGTCGCCTCAAACCTGGAGCCACCACCCCTGCACCTGGTCACCAAGCTTAGCCACCTTCCGGAGGACCAGGCAAAGCTGGAGACACAGCTCCAGCAGCTCCAAACCCAG AAGGGACCTGACAAAGCCGCTCAGGGGAGCACATCAGAGCCACA GGGCCCAGAAGCTGCCTCCTGGGCTCAGATCCAACAGAAACTCCAGGACTTCTACCATGGCACTCAG GCAAAGCTGGAACAGGAGCGGGCACAGCTGCTAGTCAGGGCCACGATGGCTGAGGAGCAACTTTCTGAGCTTCAAGAGTATGTGGACCAGCACTTAGGCAG GTACAAGCAGGAGATCCTGAGGCTGAGAAAGCTGGTGGGTTCAGAAGACTCCCAGAAAGTGGGGACCACACCTCTAGCCAAGTCTCAACGTCCAAGGACCCACAGCCGCTAG